From one Lycium ferocissimum isolate CSIRO_LF1 chromosome 5, AGI_CSIRO_Lferr_CH_V1, whole genome shotgun sequence genomic stretch:
- the LOC132058160 gene encoding uncharacterized protein LOC132058160, producing the protein MANTASTVWPTEQVPVQQQQQQPQQSLPDPEAVPNNAWHSSGSIGPFFAVISVLIVLAILSCIVGRYCSKRKPATPLDSIKKRDCGFGWLRRKLCWRCTSCCDSSNEGKVQDVV; encoded by the coding sequence ATGGCAAACACAGCTTCAACAGTTTGGCCGACTGAACAGGTACCAgtgcagcagcagcagcaacaacCTCAACAATCATTGCCAGACCCTGAAGCAGTGCCAAACAACGCTTGGCATTCTTCAGGGTCCATAGGGCCATTTTTTGCTGTCATCTCTGTGTTAATCGTTCTCGCTATTCTTTCCTGTATCGTGGGAAGGTATTGTAGTAAACGGAAGCCTGCAACGCCGTTGGATAGCATTAAAAAGAGAGATTGCGGATTTGGGTGGCTGAGGAGAAAATTATGCTGGAGGTGTACGAGTTGTTGTGATAGTAGCAATGAGGGTAAGGTGCAAGATGTTGTTTGA
- the LOC132058161 gene encoding probable calcium-binding protein CML15 produces MKKRGKQIMSRLKVDQLDQLKDIFSRFDMDDDGSLTHLELAALLRSLGLKPNGDQIHVLLANMDSNGNGAVEFDELVNAIMPDLINEEMLVNQGQLLEVFRSFDRDGNGYITLAELAGSMAKMGQPLSYRELTEMIKEADVDGDGVISFNEFATVMARSAAEFLGIPIS; encoded by the coding sequence atgaagaaaagaggaaaacaAATTATGTCAAGGCTTAAAGTTGATCAACTTGACCAATTAAAGGACATATTTTCAAGATTTGACATGGACGATGATGGTAGCCTAACTCATTTAGAGCTAGCTGCACTATTGCGTTCATTGGGGCTAAAGCCAAATGGGGACCAAATTCATGTTCTATTAGCCAACATGGATTCTAATGGAAATGGTGCTGTGGAATTTGATGAACTTGTCAATGCCATTATGCCTGACTTAATTAATGAAGAAATGTTGGTAAATCAGGGGCAGCTTTTGGAAGTTTTTCGTTCGTTTGATCGCGATGGAAATGGTTACATTACGTTGGCTGAGTTGGCAGGATCAATGGCTAAAATGGGACAGCCATTGTCATATCGCGAACTTACTGAGATGATCAAAGAGGCTGATGTTGATGGAGATGGTGTTATTAGTTTTAATGAATTTGCAACTGTTATGGCTAGGTCTGCTGCGGAATTTCTTGGCATCCCAATTTCATAA